A genomic stretch from Methanobrevibacter sp. includes:
- the hsdR gene encoding EcoAI/FtnUII family type I restriction enzme subunit R, translated as MSYNNYSEEDVKYQFITPSIENAGWDKTQIRFEYSFTDGQMIIKGMKAKRGARKRADYLLSYKPNLPLAIVEAKDQKHAVGDGMQQGIHYAEILDVPFVYSSNGSGFLEHDMITGKERELYLEEFPSPEELWERMIHEKKISDEVEDIIREPYHIDNGQKPKIPRYYQRIAINRTIESIANGKNRILLVMATGTGKTFTAFQIAHRLWKSGTKKKILYLADRNILIDQTMTQDFKPFEKVMTKVQKHELDSSYEVFFALYQQLVTPDADKQPYEDLDPEFFDLIFVDECHRGSAKADSEWREILEYFSSATQIGMTATPKETKQASNITYFGEPVYTYSLKQGIQDGFLAPYKVIRILTDIDANGYRPPKDKLDIHGNPVEDRIYNTLDFDKNIIIDERTEIVASKITEYLKRTNRFDKTIVFCVDTNHAERMRQALVNANNDLVAENSKYVVRITGNDEFGKSQLDYFIDSHEKYPVIATTSMLMSTGVDSKTTKLIVLDKNIGSMTEFKQIIGRGTRLREDLGKNFFTIMDFRNNTRKFADPAFDGKPVVILEDIPPKPIPDPVDPPVEPPKVVPRVNGVPVTVILEQNQCYDEHGKLKTDNFIDFTRNNILREYSTLEEFIKTWNSYDKKQAIIDELYQHEIFLDELRELSGNDEMDDFDLICHIAFDKEPLTRSERANNVKKRDYLNKYEGIARQVLEGLLDKYSSEGITDIENIRILENDPFRRIASTKKIVSEFGGRDGFLNAIHDLQKELYVD; from the coding sequence ATGAGTTACAATAATTATTCTGAAGAAGATGTAAAATATCAATTCATTACACCTTCAATTGAAAATGCCGGATGGGATAAAACCCAAATTCGTTTTGAATATTCATTCACCGATGGGCAAATGATAATCAAAGGCATGAAAGCTAAAAGAGGTGCAAGAAAAAGAGCTGATTATCTTCTTTCATATAAACCAAATTTACCGTTAGCTATTGTTGAAGCTAAAGATCAAAAACATGCTGTTGGTGATGGCATGCAACAAGGAATACATTATGCTGAAATTTTAGATGTTCCTTTTGTATACAGTTCCAATGGTAGTGGATTTTTAGAACACGATATGATAACTGGAAAAGAAAGAGAACTTTATTTAGAAGAATTTCCTTCTCCTGAAGAGTTATGGGAGAGAATGATTCATGAAAAGAAAATTTCTGATGAAGTTGAAGATATAATAAGAGAACCTTATCATATAGATAATGGACAAAAACCCAAAATTCCACGTTATTATCAAAGAATTGCAATTAATAGAACAATTGAATCAATTGCTAATGGAAAAAATAGAATTTTATTAGTAATGGCAACTGGTACTGGAAAAACATTCACAGCATTTCAAATTGCCCATAGATTATGGAAATCTGGAACTAAAAAGAAAATTTTGTATTTAGCAGACAGAAATATTCTCATTGACCAAACTATGACACAAGACTTCAAACCATTCGAAAAAGTCATGACCAAAGTCCAAAAACATGAATTGGACAGTTCTTATGAAGTATTTTTTGCACTTTATCAACAATTAGTTACTCCTGATGCAGATAAACAACCTTATGAAGATTTAGATCCTGAATTTTTTGATTTGATTTTTGTTGATGAATGTCATAGGGGCAGTGCGAAAGCTGATTCAGAATGGAGAGAAATTTTAGAGTACTTTAGTTCCGCAACTCAAATTGGTATGACAGCTACACCAAAAGAAACAAAACAAGCTTCAAACATTACCTACTTTGGTGAACCAGTTTACACATACAGTTTAAAACAAGGAATACAAGACGGATTTTTAGCACCTTACAAAGTAATTAGAATTTTAACTGACATTGATGCAAATGGCTATAGGCCACCTAAAGATAAACTGGATATACATGGAAACCCGGTTGAAGATAGAATTTACAATACTCTAGATTTTGATAAAAACATTATAATTGATGAAAGAACAGAAATCGTAGCTTCTAAAATAACAGAATATCTAAAGAGAACAAATAGGTTTGATAAAACAATTGTATTCTGTGTAGATACAAATCATGCAGAAAGAATGAGACAAGCTCTGGTCAATGCCAATAATGATTTGGTTGCTGAGAATTCCAAATATGTTGTAAGAATAACAGGCAATGATGAATTCGGCAAATCACAATTAGATTACTTCATAGATTCACATGAAAAATATCCAGTCATTGCAACAACATCTATGTTAATGTCAACAGGTGTCGATTCAAAAACAACTAAATTAATAGTCTTAGATAAGAATATCGGATCCATGACAGAATTTAAACAAATTATAGGAAGAGGTACTAGATTACGTGAAGACTTAGGAAAAAATTTCTTCACAATTATGGACTTCAGAAATAATACCCGTAAATTCGCTGATCCAGCATTTGATGGAAAACCAGTTGTTATTTTAGAAGATATACCTCCTAAACCTATTCCAGATCCTGTTGACCCACCCGTTGAACCACCTAAAGTTGTTCCAAGAGTTAATGGAGTTCCAGTTACTGTTATTTTAGAACAAAACCAATGTTATGATGAACATGGGAAATTAAAAACAGACAATTTCATTGATTTTACTAGAAACAATATCTTAAGAGAATATTCCACATTAGAAGAATTTATTAAAACATGGAATTCATACGATAAAAAACAAGCTATTATTGATGAGTTATACCAACATGAAATCTTTTTAGATGAATTAAGAGAATTGTCTGGTAATGATGAAATGGATGACTTTGATTTAATATGCCATATTGCATTCGATAAAGAACCGCTTACTCGTTCAGAAAGAGCGAACAACGTCAAAAAACGTGATTACTTAAATAAATATGAAGGTATTGCTCGCCAAGTACTTGAAGGATTACTTGATAAGTATTCTAGTGAAGGAATAACAGATATAGAAAATATTAGAATCCTTGAAAATGACCCTTTTAGAAGAATTGCAAGTACTAAAAAGATCGTTTCTGAGTTTGGTGGGCGTGATGGTTTTTTGAATGCTATACACGATTTACAAAAAGAGTTGTATGTTGATTAG
- a CDS encoding site-specific integrase produces the protein MNHEDKEIMNEFIKIRNLNNRTVYGYNNAIKLYTNFNNMSLSELLKEAEEDEENGVRWKNRRIKKRLLNFRAYLQKQYLISTVKVHFQRILTIYRHFEIEIHNLPPLNLKNSNKLKPIMFEDLPTKKIIKDAINITNPIMKAIILFISSSGCARQETLNITIQDFIDSTKEYHDSNDIYEIITILIKRNDVVPTFKLKRQKTNKFYFTFCSPEAVTYILDYLIISKRKLKNDDKLFKTNLDYLNNYFNEINETLNLGKVRKYNRFRSHMLRKFHASALYNHENGLSLEEIDALQGRGKNNTHSSYFMENPKNLKEKYINSLKSILIFN, from the coding sequence ATGAATCATGAAGACAAAGAAATCATGAATGAGTTCATTAAAATTCGAAATTTGAATAATAGAACTGTTTATGGTTATAACAATGCAATCAAACTTTATACAAATTTTAATAACATGTCTTTATCAGAACTTCTTAAAGAAGCTGAAGAAGATGAGGAAAATGGAGTTAGATGGAAAAATCGTAGGATTAAAAAAAGATTATTAAATTTTAGAGCGTATTTACAAAAACAATACCTCATAAGCACTGTTAAAGTTCATTTTCAAAGAATCTTAACTATTTATAGGCATTTTGAAATTGAGATTCATAATTTGCCACCTTTAAATCTTAAAAATAGTAATAAATTAAAACCAATAATGTTTGAAGATTTACCTACTAAAAAAATCATTAAAGATGCTATTAACATCACTAATCCTATTATGAAAGCAATTATTTTATTTATTTCCAGTAGTGGCTGTGCTCGCCAAGAAACATTGAATATTACAATTCAAGATTTTATTGATTCCACAAAAGAATATCATGATAGTAATGATATTTATGAAATAATAACTATTTTAATTAAGAGAAATGATGTAGTTCCAACATTTAAACTTAAAAGACAAAAAACTAATAAGTTTTATTTTACTTTCTGTTCTCCAGAAGCCGTTACTTATATCTTAGATTATTTAATTATATCTAAAAGAAAATTAAAAAATGATGATAAGTTATTTAAAACTAATTTAGATTATTTGAATAATTATTTCAACGAAATTAATGAAACTTTAAATTTAGGTAAAGTCAGAAAGTATAATCGTTTTAGAAGTCATATGTTACGAAAATTTCATGCTTCAGCATTATATAATCACGAAAATGGTTTGAGTTTAGAAGAAATTGATGCACTTCAAGGAAGAGGTAAGAACAATACTCATTCATCTTATTTCATGGAAAATCCTAAAAATCTTAAAGAGAAATATATTAATTCTTTAAAATCCATATTAATTTTTAATTAG
- a CDS encoding restriction endonuclease subunit S — protein MIKENNHFYEKIGKNNPICIDDELPFDIPDNWEWCKLENIIELISGRDLKKTQYNDLKKGIPYVTGASNIINGQLLINRWTDEPAVIAIKNDILLSCKGTIGKILILNEDKVHIARQIMSIRLIDETLINREYIVIFLMYYVTNLINIAKSMIPGISREDVLKINIPLPSLEEQKRIVERIDLLFEELNF, from the coding sequence ATTATTAAAGAAAACAATCATTTTTATGAAAAAATTGGAAAAAACAATCCTATTTGCATTGATGATGAACTTCCTTTTGATATTCCAGATAACTGGGAATGGTGTAAATTAGAAAATATAATTGAACTTATTTCTGGAAGAGATTTGAAAAAAACACAATATAATGATTTAAAAAAAGGAATTCCATATGTTACTGGTGCAAGCAATATTATAAATGGCCAATTATTAATTAATAGATGGACTGATGAGCCTGCAGTTATAGCTATAAAAAATGATATTTTATTAAGTTGTAAAGGAACAATAGGCAAAATATTAATATTAAATGAAGATAAAGTCCATATTGCTAGACAAATAATGAGTATTCGTTTAATAGATGAAACTTTAATTAATAGGGAGTATATTGTAATATTTTTAATGTATTATGTTACTAATTTAATCAATATTGCTAAAAGTATGATCCCAGGCATATCTCGTGAAGATGTTTTAAAAATAAATATTCCATTACCTTCTTTAGAAGAACAAAAAAGAATTGTTGAAAGAATAGATTTATTATTTGAAGAATTAAACTTTTAA
- a CDS encoding restriction endonuclease subunit S, whose protein sequence is MFTFRKNGHFYEKIGKKGEPVCIDDEIPFDIPDTWEWCKFENIIELISGRDLKKTQYNDLNKGIPYVTGASNIINNQLLINRWTEEPAVIAIKKDILLSCKGTIGKILILNEDKVHIARQIMSIRLIDETLINREYIVIFLMYYVNNLINIAKSMIPGISREDVLKINIPLPPLNEQKRMVKEINKLNPLINEYGINKKKLDKLNSEFPDKLKSSILQEAIQGKLVPQDSNDEPASVLLEKIRDEKERLIKEKKIKRNKNESYIFKENNHFYEKIGKEVVDITNDLPFEIPGNWMWCKLENITSNIHYGYTASAQEVGDVRLLRITDIHENNVNWDSVPYCVISEDKLANYILRNRDIVMARTGGTIGKSYIINNLNKKAVFASYLIRIIPLKNINENYLKQFFESPLFWSQLRDNTKGTGQPNVNAKSLKNLLIPIPPFIEQEIIVNKIEKIFNEINLRLKV, encoded by the coding sequence TTGTTTACTTTCAGAAAAAATGGACATTTTTATGAGAAGATTGGTAAGAAAGGTGAACCTGTTTGTATTGATGATGAAATTCCTTTTGACATTCCAGATACTTGGGAATGGTGTAAGTTTGAAAATATAATTGAGCTCATTTCAGGGAGGGATTTGAAAAAAACACAATATAATGATTTAAATAAAGGCATTCCATATGTTACTGGAGCTAGTAATATTATTAATAATCAATTATTAATTAATAGGTGGACTGAGGAACCGGCAGTTATAGCTATAAAAAAGGATATTTTATTAAGTTGTAAGGGGACTATAGGTAAAATACTAATATTAAATGAAGATAAAGTCCATATTGCTAGACAAATAATGAGTATTCGTTTAATAGATGAAACTTTAATTAATAGGGAGTATATTGTAATATTTTTAATGTATTACGTTAATAATTTAATCAATATTGCTAAAAGTATGATTCCAGGAATATCTCGTGAAGATGTTTTAAAAATTAATATCCCATTACCTCCTTTAAATGAACAAAAGAGAATGGTCAAAGAAATTAATAAGTTAAATCCATTAATTAATGAATATGGTATTAATAAAAAGAAATTAGATAAATTAAATTCTGAATTTCCAGATAAACTTAAGAGTTCTATTTTACAGGAAGCTATTCAAGGTAAGTTGGTTCCTCAAGATTCTAATGATGAACCTGCATCAGTTTTATTGGAAAAAATTAGAGATGAAAAAGAAAGATTGATTAAAGAGAAAAAAATCAAAAGAAATAAAAATGAATCATATATTTTTAAAGAAAACAATCATTTTTATGAAAAAATTGGAAAAGAAGTAGTTGATATAACTAATGATTTACCTTTCGAAATTCCGGGCAATTGGATGTGGTGTAAACTAGAAAATATAACTTCAAATATCCATTATGGTTATACTGCTTCAGCCCAAGAAGTAGGCGATGTAAGACTTCTGAGAATAACTGATATTCATGAAAATAATGTAAATTGGGATTCAGTACCATATTGTGTTATTAGTGAAGATAAATTAGCAAATTACATTTTAAGAAATAGAGACATAGTCATGGCTCGTACTGGAGGAACAATTGGAAAATCCTATATAATTAATAATTTAAATAAAAAAGCTGTTTTTGCTTCTTATTTAATTAGAATTATTCCATTGAAAAATATTAATGAAAATTACTTGAAACAATTTTTTGAAAGTCCTTTATTTTGGAGTCAATTAAGAGATAACACTAAAGGAACAGGACAACCCAATGTCAATGCAAAATCTTTAAAAAATTTATTGATTCCCATACCTCCATTTATTGAACAGGAGATAATTGTTAATAAAATTGAAAAAATATTTAATGAAATTAATTTAAGATTAAAAGTTTAA
- a CDS encoding transcriptional regulator encodes MELSDELLIEMSYVNISKYRTKVMKSLDGEVLIPSQIAKNSGIRTNHISKVLGELKAHELVECINPEVRKGRLYRLTEKGDELIKNFKE; translated from the coding sequence ATGGAACTGTCAGATGAACTGTTAATAGAAATGAGTTATGTAAATATATCAAAGTACAGAACTAAAGTAATGAAGTCTTTAGATGGAGAAGTGTTAATACCTTCCCAAATAGCTAAAAACTCAGGGATTAGAACAAATCACATTTCAAAGGTTCTGGGAGAATTAAAAGCACATGAACTTGTTGAATGCATTAATCCTGAAGTTAGAAAAGGTAGACTATATAGGCTGACTGAGAAAGGTGATGAGTTAATTAAAAATTTTAAAGAATAA
- a CDS encoding class I SAM-dependent DNA methyltransferase: protein MELNNFVKSIQDIMRNDAGVNGDAQRIEQMTWTLFLKIYDAQEEEWEIYEDNYKSIIPEHLRWRNWAVDKKDGKAKTGDDLLNFINQELFPTLKNLEISQDTPMGQKIVKDVFEDNNNYMKDGVLLRQVINIIDELNFDDYNDKHAFGEIYEKILKDLQSAGNAGEFYTPRAVTDFMALMLHPELNEKIADFACGTGGFLTSVLNILDDKVSSTTDRELYKNAVFGIEKKALPYMLCATNMLLHDLDNPNIIHGNSFDRNVLDYTEDEKFDVVIMNPPYGGSEKKTVQDNFPKDLRSSETADLFMSVIMYRLKENGRAAVILPDGFLFGTDNIKVSIKKKLLDEFNLHTVIRLPGSVFAPYTSITTNILFFDKSSKGTKETWFYRVDMPEGYKHFSKTKPMKLEHFDDCVSWWDDKQPIEIDGFDKARLYTIDEIKDNNYNLDLCGFPHEEEIILPPDELIANYQKERAELEAKIDKTLSEIKKILDIE from the coding sequence ATGGAATTAAATAATTTTGTTAAAAGCATTCAAGACATTATGCGCAATGATGCCGGTGTTAATGGTGATGCACAAAGAATTGAACAGATGACTTGGACACTATTTTTAAAAATATATGATGCTCAAGAAGAAGAATGGGAAATTTATGAAGACAATTATAAATCCATCATCCCCGAACATTTAAGATGGAGAAATTGGGCTGTTGATAAAAAAGATGGTAAAGCTAAAACTGGAGATGACTTACTTAACTTTATCAACCAAGAGTTGTTTCCAACACTTAAAAATTTAGAAATATCTCAAGACACACCAATGGGTCAAAAAATCGTTAAAGATGTTTTTGAAGACAATAATAATTATATGAAGGATGGTGTTCTTCTAAGGCAAGTCATAAACATAATTGATGAATTAAATTTTGATGACTACAATGACAAACATGCATTTGGTGAAATATATGAAAAAATACTTAAAGATTTACAAAGTGCAGGAAATGCTGGAGAATTCTATACTCCACGTGCAGTAACAGATTTCATGGCATTAATGTTACATCCAGAGTTAAATGAAAAAATAGCTGATTTTGCATGTGGAACTGGTGGATTTTTAACTTCAGTACTTAATATATTAGATGATAAGGTTTCATCAACCACTGATCGTGAATTATATAAGAATGCAGTATTTGGTATAGAAAAGAAAGCTTTACCTTATATGCTTTGTGCAACTAATATGCTGTTACATGATCTTGATAATCCAAACATTATTCATGGAAATTCATTTGACAGGAATGTATTGGATTATACGGAAGATGAAAAATTTGATGTTGTAATAATGAATCCTCCTTATGGTGGAAGTGAGAAAAAAACAGTGCAAGACAATTTCCCTAAAGATTTAAGAAGTTCTGAAACTGCAGATTTATTCATGTCAGTTATTATGTACCGATTAAAAGAAAATGGTAGAGCTGCAGTTATTTTACCTGATGGATTTTTATTCGGAACTGATAATATAAAAGTATCTATTAAAAAGAAACTATTGGATGAATTTAACTTGCATACTGTTATAAGACTTCCAGGAAGCGTTTTTGCACCATATACAAGTATTACTACAAATATTCTGTTTTTTGATAAATCAAGTAAAGGAACTAAAGAAACTTGGTTTTATAGAGTTGACATGCCTGAAGGTTATAAACACTTTTCTAAAACAAAACCAATGAAATTAGAACATTTTGATGATTGTGTATCATGGTGGGACGATAAACAACCTATAGAAATTGACGGCTTTGATAAAGCTAGATTATATACAATTGATGAAATTAAAGATAACAACTATAATTTAGATTTATGTGGCTTCCCACATGAAGAAGAAATAATTTTACCTCCAGATGAGTTAATTGCAAATTATCAAAAAGAAAGAGCAGAACTCGAAGCTAAAATAGATAAAACACTATCTGAAATTAAAAAAATATTGGATATTGAATAG
- a CDS encoding restriction endonuclease subunit S — MKAEDLKNSILQLAMEGKLVPQDPNDEPASVLLEKIREEKEQLIKEKKIKRNKNESFIYKRDNHFYEKIGDNEPVCIDDEIPFEIPDNWAWVRLDSVCKYIQRGKSPKYSEIKKFPVVAQKCNQWSGFSLEKAKFIDPKTVDSYNEERILQNKDIMWNSTGLGTLGRVGLYDESVNKYGWAVADSHVTIIRPFAEYILQEFIYLFLASPTVQLVIESKAGGSTKQKELNLSTIKNYLIPLAPYNEQKKIIEKVHNLNKVLE; from the coding sequence ATGAAAGCTGAAGATTTAAAAAACTCAATACTTCAATTAGCAATGGAAGGTAAATTAGTTCCACAAGATCCAAATGATGAACCCGCTTCTGTTTTATTAGAAAAAATTCGTGAAGAAAAAGAACAATTAATTAAGGAGAAAAAAATCAAAAGAAACAAAAACGAATCGTTTATTTATAAAAGGGATAATCATTTCTATGAAAAGATTGGTGATAATGAACCTGTTTGTATTGATGATGAAATTCCTTTTGAAATTCCAGATAATTGGGCGTGGGTTAGATTAGATAGTGTTTGTAAATATATACAAAGAGGAAAATCACCAAAGTATTCTGAAATTAAGAAATTCCCTGTTGTTGCTCAAAAGTGCAATCAATGGTCGGGATTCTCACTCGAAAAAGCAAAATTTATTGATCCAAAAACTGTTGATTCATATAATGAAGAACGTATATTACAAAATAAAGATATAATGTGGAATTCGACAGGTTTAGGTACATTAGGCAGGGTTGGTTTGTATGATGAATCTGTTAATAAATATGGATGGGCTGTTGCAGATAGTCATGTTACAATTATAAGACCATTTGCAGAATATATTTTACAAGAATTTATCTATTTATTTTTAGCAAGCCCAACAGTACAGTTAGTAATAGAATCTAAAGCAGGCGGGTCAACAAAACAAAAAGAACTAAATTTATCAACTATTAAAAATTATTTAATTCCTTTAGCTCCGTATAATGAACAAAAAAAGATAATCGAAAAAGTACATAATTTAAATAAAGTACTTGAGTAA